A genomic stretch from Etheostoma cragini isolate CJK2018 chromosome 8, CSU_Ecrag_1.0, whole genome shotgun sequence includes:
- the admb gene encoding ADM gives MKLVLHTVICCCVFTTVLPLVKDATGELNTSLKKRLRVWLQNRIKRDLCTSLLATNEQHSDVGPQQDEIAKSVSPSSSFGLNIRRRRSISTKSSGCVLVTCSYNDLLYRLHQINNKQKEANAPGNKIGSNGYGRRRRSLLDDAQLTLRTGRRSTEAASKVSLAAEIEDNS, from the exons ATGAAACTAGTCTTGCACACTGTcatctgctgctgtgttttcacCACTGTCCTGCCACTGGTGAAGGATGCCACAGGGGAGCTCAACACCAGCCTAAAAAAAAG GCTTAGAGTATGGCTGCAGAACCGTATCAAAAGAGACCTGTGCACCAGCTTATTGGCAACCAATGAGCAGCACTCTGATGTTGGACCACAGCAGGACGAGATTGCAAAAAGTGTCTCACCTTCATCAAG cttTGGGCTAAATATCAGACGCAGGAGGTCAATATCAACCAAATCATCCGGCTGTGTCCTGGTTACATGTTCATACAATGACCTGCTCTACCGACTGCACCAGATCAACAACAAGCAAAAAGAGGCCAATGCCCCTGGAAACAAGATCGGCTCAAATGGCTATGGACGTCGCCGCCGCTCACTCCTGGATGACGCTCAGCTCACCCTCCGGACAGGAAGACGGAGCACTGAAGCTG CTTCCAAAGTGAGCTTGGCAGCTGAGATAGAAGACAATTCCTGA